One genomic region from Conexibacter woesei DSM 14684 encodes:
- the metX gene encoding homoserine O-acetyltransferase MetX: MSDGVGRVETRSRVLFDEERPLVLESGARLTHVEVAYETYGELDAAGANAVFVCHALSGDAHAAGYHDGDRRPGWWDNIVGPGRPLDTDRLFVVCANVLGGCKGTTGPGSLDPATGRPYGLRFPQLAVRDLVQVHRALLRSLGVSRLRAAIGGSLGGMQVLQWSLDHPGEIGGAVIVAASARLSAQNIAFSAVAREAIMRDPDFAGGDYYAADAGPARPRPDRGLALARMIGHITYLSEESMRQKFGRRIQDAVEPRYGFDVDFEVESYLAHQGQSFVERFDANTYLYMTRVMDYFDPFTDPAYVQRQVAAAGAGGGAGPAGTRYLVLSFDSDWRFSTEHAREIATELRGAGAPVTFREISAPHGHDSFLFPIPEYHRTVGGFLDALAGEAVAS, from the coding sequence ATGAGCGACGGCGTCGGCCGCGTCGAGACCCGTTCGAGGGTCCTGTTCGACGAGGAGCGCCCGCTCGTGCTCGAGTCGGGCGCTCGTCTGACGCACGTCGAGGTCGCCTACGAGACGTACGGCGAGCTCGACGCGGCCGGCGCCAACGCCGTCTTCGTCTGCCATGCGCTGTCGGGTGACGCGCATGCCGCGGGCTACCACGACGGCGACCGCCGGCCGGGCTGGTGGGACAACATCGTCGGACCAGGGCGGCCGCTCGACACCGACCGGCTGTTCGTCGTCTGCGCGAACGTGCTCGGCGGCTGCAAGGGGACGACGGGGCCCGGCTCGCTCGATCCCGCGACGGGCAGACCGTACGGCTTGCGCTTCCCGCAGCTGGCCGTGCGCGACCTCGTGCAGGTCCACCGCGCGCTGCTGCGGTCGCTCGGCGTCAGCAGGCTGCGCGCCGCGATCGGCGGCTCGCTCGGCGGGATGCAGGTGCTGCAGTGGTCGCTCGACCACCCGGGCGAGATCGGCGGTGCGGTGATCGTCGCCGCCTCCGCGCGGCTCTCGGCGCAGAACATCGCCTTCTCGGCGGTCGCGCGCGAGGCGATCATGCGCGACCCCGACTTCGCCGGCGGCGACTACTACGCGGCGGATGCCGGTCCCGCGCGGCCTCGGCCCGACCGCGGGCTCGCGCTCGCGCGCATGATCGGCCACATCACGTACCTGTCAGAGGAGTCGATGCGGCAGAAGTTCGGCCGGCGGATCCAGGACGCGGTCGAGCCGCGCTACGGCTTCGACGTCGACTTCGAGGTGGAGTCGTACCTCGCGCACCAGGGGCAGTCGTTCGTCGAGCGCTTCGATGCGAACACCTACCTCTACATGACGCGCGTGATGGACTACTTCGATCCGTTCACCGATCCGGCCTACGTCCAGCGGCAGGTCGCGGCTGCGGGCGCCGGCGGTGGCGCCGGCCCGGCGGGGACGCGCTACCTCGTGCTGTCGTTCGACTCCGACTGGCGCTTCTCGACCGAGCACGCGCGCGAGATCGCGACCGAGCTGCGCGGCGCCGGCGCGCCGGTCACGTTCCGCGAGATCAGCGCGCCGCACGGGCACGACTCGTTCCTCTTCCCGATCCCCGAGTACCACCGCACGGTTGGCGGCTTCCTGGACGCGCTCGCCGGCGAGGCGGTGGCGAGCTGA
- a CDS encoding universal stress protein, with the protein MAERVLIVGFDDSEGARAALRVAIELARDLGDKLVIAFGYEPPGRMGEELGAARDAVRELGERVTRHAFARAEAEGVEAELAVIDRRPVDALLELAAAHDARMIVIGSYGDHPIKGAIIGSTPHKLLHLADRPVLAVPAP; encoded by the coding sequence ATGGCCGAGCGGGTGCTGATCGTCGGGTTCGACGACTCCGAGGGCGCGCGCGCCGCGCTGCGCGTGGCGATCGAGCTGGCGCGCGATCTCGGCGACAAGCTCGTGATCGCGTTCGGCTACGAGCCGCCGGGGCGGATGGGCGAGGAGCTGGGCGCCGCGCGCGACGCGGTGCGCGAGCTGGGCGAGCGCGTCACGCGGCACGCGTTCGCGCGGGCGGAGGCGGAGGGCGTCGAGGCGGAGCTGGCGGTGATCGACAGGCGGCCGGTCGACGCGCTGCTGGAGCTGGCGGCCGCGCACGACGCGCGCATGATCGTGATCGGCAGCTACGGCGACCACCCGATCAAGGGCGCGATCATCGGCTCGACGCCGCACAAGCTGCTGCACCTGGCCGACCGGCCGGTGCTCGCGGTGCCGGCTCCGTAG
- a CDS encoding O-acetylhomoserine aminocarboxypropyltransferase/cysteine synthase family protein: MSEQQPNPRPETQALHAGQEPDPTTNARAVPIYQTTSYVFDDAQHAQDLFALAVPGNIYTRIMNPTWSVLEERVAALEGGVAALALASGQAAVTYSVLNIARAGDNIVAHSTLYGGTYNLFAHTLPQYGVEVRFVDPDDVGALDALVDDKTKLVFTETIGNPRLNVVDIRAWADAAHAHGLPLVVDNTVPTPILTRAFDLGADIAVHSATKFIGGHGTTIGGLIVDSGRFDWVANAERFPGLTKPDPSYHGVVWSDALGPAAYVGRARTVLLRNMGAALSPFNAFLLLQGIETLPLRMERHSSNALAVAKHLEGHTGVSWVNYPGLESSPYNAVAKRVLSGGEGALVTFGIEGGRDAGRAFIDALGLFSHLANIGDAKSLAIHPATTTHSQLDEAELDSAGVPQDLVRLSVGIEHIDDIVGDLDQALAKARQATPA; this comes from the coding sequence ATGAGCGAGCAGCAGCCGAACCCACGACCGGAGACGCAGGCGCTTCACGCAGGGCAGGAGCCGGACCCGACGACGAACGCGCGCGCGGTCCCGATCTACCAGACGACCTCGTACGTCTTCGACGACGCCCAGCACGCGCAGGATCTGTTCGCGCTCGCCGTGCCGGGCAACATCTACACGCGCATCATGAACCCGACGTGGAGCGTGCTCGAGGAGCGCGTCGCCGCGCTGGAGGGCGGTGTCGCGGCGCTCGCGCTCGCCTCCGGGCAGGCGGCGGTGACGTACTCGGTCCTCAACATCGCGCGCGCGGGCGACAACATCGTCGCCCACTCGACGCTCTACGGCGGCACGTACAACCTGTTCGCGCACACGCTGCCGCAGTACGGCGTCGAGGTCCGCTTCGTCGACCCCGACGACGTCGGCGCGCTCGACGCGCTCGTCGACGACAAGACGAAGCTCGTCTTCACCGAGACGATCGGCAACCCGCGCCTCAACGTCGTCGACATCAGAGCGTGGGCCGACGCCGCGCACGCGCACGGGCTCCCGCTCGTCGTCGACAACACCGTCCCGACGCCGATCCTCACCCGCGCCTTCGACCTCGGCGCCGACATCGCCGTCCACTCGGCGACGAAGTTCATCGGTGGCCACGGCACGACGATCGGCGGCCTGATCGTCGACTCCGGCAGATTCGACTGGGTCGCCAACGCCGAGCGCTTCCCGGGCCTGACGAAGCCCGACCCGTCCTACCACGGCGTCGTCTGGTCCGACGCGCTCGGTCCGGCGGCGTACGTCGGCCGCGCGCGCACGGTGCTGCTGCGCAACATGGGCGCGGCGCTGTCGCCGTTCAACGCGTTCCTGCTGCTGCAGGGGATCGAGACGCTGCCGCTGCGGATGGAGCGTCACTCGTCCAACGCGCTCGCGGTCGCCAAGCACCTGGAGGGCCACACGGGCGTCTCGTGGGTCAACTACCCGGGCCTGGAGAGCAGCCCGTACAACGCGGTCGCCAAGCGCGTGCTCAGCGGCGGCGAGGGCGCGCTCGTGACGTTCGGGATCGAGGGCGGCCGGGACGCCGGCCGCGCGTTCATCGACGCGCTCGGGCTGTTCTCGCATCTCGCCAACATCGGCGACGCGAAGTCGCTCGCGATCCACCCGGCGACGACGACGCACTCGCAGCTCGACGAGGCGGAGCTGGACTCGGCCGGTGTGCCGCAGGACCTCGTGCGGCTGTCGGTCGGCATCGAGCACATCGACGACATCGTCGGCGACCTCGACCAGGCGCTGGCGAAGGCGCGCCAGGCGACGCCTGCATGA
- a CDS encoding MlaE family ABC transporter permease, producing MTLLSDSLRRRSIAPPLRDALEEVGDMLILTGKTLVSAIRPPYPYGDEFVSQFMFALRQCFLPLILTMACISYSVPGLQAANFLMLFGALDRMGGLFVLAVIREFAPIVCAIVVAGAAGTAITADLGARKIREELDALQVLGVDPVKNLVVPRFLALIAITALFDVFAIVFGITGGLAATLLNDARIEPFFATFWTSSSTTDLWGSLLKCTIFGGVTAIVCCYKGMTVSGGAAGVGRAVNQAIVIAFLAIGVVNYVFTQTLLATHPEINLIR from the coding sequence ATGACTCTTCTCTCCGACTCCCTTCGCCGCCGCTCGATCGCCCCGCCGTTGCGCGACGCGCTCGAGGAGGTCGGCGACATGCTGATCCTCACCGGCAAGACGCTCGTCTCCGCGATCCGGCCGCCGTACCCCTACGGCGACGAGTTCGTCTCGCAGTTCATGTTCGCGCTGCGCCAGTGCTTCCTCCCGCTCATCCTCACGATGGCGTGCATCTCCTACTCGGTGCCCGGGCTGCAGGCGGCGAACTTCCTCATGCTGTTCGGCGCGCTGGACCGCATGGGCGGGCTGTTCGTGCTCGCCGTCATCCGCGAGTTCGCGCCGATAGTCTGCGCCATCGTCGTCGCCGGAGCGGCCGGCACGGCGATCACCGCGGACCTCGGCGCGCGCAAGATCCGCGAGGAGCTGGACGCGCTCCAGGTGCTCGGCGTCGATCCCGTCAAGAACCTCGTCGTCCCACGCTTCCTCGCGCTGATAGCGATCACGGCGCTGTTCGACGTCTTCGCGATCGTCTTCGGCATCACCGGCGGCCTCGCCGCGACGCTCCTCAACGACGCCCGGATCGAGCCGTTCTTCGCGACCTTCTGGACCAGCTCCTCGACGACTGACCTGTGGGGCTCGCTGCTGAAGTGCACGATCTTCGGCGGCGTCACCGCGATCGTCTGTTGCTACAAGGGGATGACCGTCTCCGGCGGCGCCGCAGGCGTCGGCCGGGCGGTCAACCAGGCGATCGTCATAGCGTTCCTCGCGATAGGCGTCGTCAACTACGTCTTCACCCAGACGCTGCTGGCGACCCACCCCGAGATCAACCTGATCCGCTGA
- a CDS encoding AEC family transporter has translation MIAIVGTVVLAVAAGVLLERRTAPGVAHRIRHALVQTMLWVLMPFVAYVNIARLHLTADVGFGLVLAICALAGTGVLMWLLARGPLGLDRPATGAAIVCVIQANTGFFSLPLAAALFSQRAFAQAVAYDVLVSAPAFALGSFTVGALFGTAGEGRRGDRWRMGGHVVGTLLRNPVGYVMLIALAVPEAWAPEVLVTPSRLAVFALLPLGFIVVGITLADEAEDGTLRVPPPLTRPVAVAVVLRMAVMPLLLIGISALVIDLPPVYALLAAAPAGVNTVLVAHRTGLDLRLTASAIAWTTAIALVGVLGVSLLQALSVL, from the coding sequence GTGATCGCGATCGTCGGCACGGTCGTGCTCGCCGTCGCGGCGGGCGTGCTGCTGGAGCGGCGCACCGCGCCGGGCGTCGCGCACAGGATCCGGCACGCGCTCGTCCAGACGATGCTGTGGGTGCTGATGCCGTTCGTGGCGTACGTGAACATCGCGCGCCTGCACCTGACGGCGGACGTCGGGTTCGGCCTCGTGCTCGCGATCTGCGCGCTCGCCGGGACGGGCGTGCTGATGTGGCTGCTCGCGCGCGGGCCGCTCGGTCTCGACCGACCGGCGACCGGCGCCGCGATCGTCTGCGTGATCCAGGCGAACACCGGCTTCTTCAGCCTGCCGCTGGCGGCGGCGCTGTTCTCGCAGAGAGCGTTCGCACAGGCAGTCGCGTACGACGTGCTCGTGTCGGCGCCGGCGTTCGCGCTCGGCAGCTTCACGGTCGGGGCGCTGTTCGGCACGGCGGGCGAGGGACGACGGGGCGATCGATGGCGGATGGGCGGCCACGTGGTCGGCACGCTGCTGCGCAACCCTGTCGGCTACGTGATGCTGATCGCGCTCGCGGTGCCCGAGGCGTGGGCGCCGGAGGTGCTGGTGACGCCGTCGAGGCTGGCCGTGTTCGCGCTCCTGCCGCTGGGGTTCATCGTGGTGGGGATAACGCTCGCGGACGAGGCGGAGGACGGCACGCTGCGCGTCCCGCCGCCCCTCACGCGCCCGGTCGCCGTCGCCGTCGTGCTGCGGATGGCGGTGATGCCGCTGCTGCTGATCGGCATCTCAGCGCTGGTGATCGACCTGCCGCCCGTCTACGCCCTGCTCGCGGCGGCGCCGGCAGGCGTCAACACCGTGCTCGTCGCCCACCGCACCGGCCTCGATCTCCGACTCACAGCCTCCGCGATCGCCTGGACGACGGCGATCGCCCTCGTCGGCGTCCTCGGCGTCTCGCTGCTGCAGGCGCTCAGCGTCCTCTGA
- a CDS encoding response regulator transcription factor: MSGRVLVVDDELQILRALKVILRDAGYEPVAVATAEEALDAAATRPPDAAIVDLVLPDGDGIEVCKQLRAWSEMPILVLSAIGEEEQKVRALEAGADDYVTKPFGARELVARLAAALRRAGRTADEPTIAVDGLELDLARRVVRREGEEVHLTPIEYDLLRVLARNRGRLMTHRALLTEVWGPAYGEDIRTLRTHIANLRHKIEPAGRPRFIRTDPGVGYRFAG; the protein is encoded by the coding sequence ATGAGCGGTCGGGTCCTGGTCGTCGACGACGAGCTGCAGATCCTCCGCGCGCTGAAGGTGATCCTGCGCGACGCCGGCTACGAGCCGGTCGCCGTCGCGACCGCCGAGGAGGCACTCGACGCCGCCGCGACGCGGCCGCCCGACGCCGCGATCGTCGACCTCGTCCTCCCCGACGGCGACGGGATCGAGGTCTGCAAGCAGCTGCGCGCGTGGAGCGAGATGCCGATCCTCGTCCTCTCCGCGATCGGCGAGGAGGAGCAGAAGGTGCGGGCGCTGGAGGCCGGCGCCGACGACTACGTCACCAAGCCGTTCGGCGCGCGCGAGCTGGTCGCTCGCCTCGCGGCCGCGCTGCGGCGCGCCGGCCGCACCGCCGACGAGCCGACGATCGCGGTCGACGGGCTCGAGCTGGACCTCGCCCGGCGCGTCGTGCGGCGGGAGGGCGAGGAGGTCCACCTGACGCCGATCGAGTACGACCTGCTGCGCGTGCTCGCCCGCAACCGCGGCCGGCTGATGACCCACCGCGCGCTGCTGACCGAGGTCTGGGGTCCCGCCTACGGCGAGGACATCCGCACGCTGCGCACGCACATCGCGAACCTGCGCCACAAGATCGAGCCGGCCGGCAGACCGCGCTTCATCCGCACCGATCCCGGCGTCGGCTACCGCTTCGCGGGCTGA
- a CDS encoding potassium-transporting ATPase subunit F produces the protein MSAGNLIGLLVSILIFAYLAYALLRGEKL, from the coding sequence ATGAGCGCCGGCAACCTGATCGGGCTGCTCGTCTCGATTCTCATCTTCGCGTACCTCGCCTACGCCCTCCTGCGCGGGGAGAAGCTCTGA
- a CDS encoding sensor histidine kinase, protein MVRSTSSLLMRDTRPPLWAGVVAGAAAVAFTTLAIYPLREIVPAVSTGVIYLLAVLLVASWFGLWVGLGTAVASALAFNWFHIPPTGRFTVSDPQNWVALAVFLVAAAIASTLAEIARARTREAELRRREADLAADLARLLLGGSDMRSALRPAADRLARALALPGATIELGDGDGDGGDADGAIPLLAQGERIGTLRLDAPATDEALGRVVPGLEAILGVALEREALQQDIVETQALRRTDVIKTSLLRAVSHDLRSPLTAIATAGEALTSPNLTDAERAELAAAVTGESQRLSRLVDKLLDLSRLQGGAADPRREWCSVEEVLRVAIDETPHPAGFNVGIDRDLPLVRADAVQLERAFANLLENAARYGGDHPVAVRARVVGHRLLIRIVDRGPGIHGRELERIFEPFHRAPETRNDGHVGSGLGLAVVRGFIEANDGRVWAESLPGQGTTFVVELPVEEVREPVVEGVG, encoded by the coding sequence GTGGTCCGCTCGACCTCATCGCTGCTGATGCGCGACACTCGCCCGCCGCTGTGGGCCGGCGTCGTCGCGGGCGCGGCGGCGGTCGCCTTCACGACGCTGGCGATCTACCCGCTGCGCGAGATCGTCCCTGCCGTCTCGACCGGCGTGATCTACCTGTTGGCGGTGCTGCTCGTCGCGAGCTGGTTCGGTCTCTGGGTCGGGCTCGGGACGGCGGTCGCGAGCGCGCTCGCGTTCAACTGGTTCCACATCCCGCCGACCGGGCGCTTCACCGTCTCCGACCCGCAGAACTGGGTAGCGCTGGCGGTCTTCCTCGTCGCGGCGGCGATCGCCTCGACGCTCGCCGAGATCGCGCGCGCCCGTACACGGGAGGCCGAGCTGCGGCGCCGCGAGGCCGACCTCGCCGCGGACCTCGCCCGCCTGCTGCTCGGCGGCAGCGACATGCGCTCCGCTCTCAGACCCGCCGCCGACCGCCTCGCCCGCGCGCTCGCGCTGCCGGGTGCGACGATCGAGCTGGGCGACGGCGACGGTGACGGCGGCGACGCCGACGGGGCGATCCCGCTGCTCGCCCAGGGCGAGCGGATCGGAACGCTGCGGCTCGACGCCCCCGCGACCGACGAGGCACTCGGCCGCGTCGTGCCCGGGCTGGAGGCGATCCTCGGTGTCGCGCTCGAACGCGAGGCGCTTCAGCAGGACATCGTCGAGACGCAGGCGCTGCGCCGCACCGACGTCATCAAGACCTCGCTGCTGCGCGCCGTCTCGCACGACCTGCGCTCGCCGCTGACGGCGATCGCCACCGCCGGCGAGGCGCTCACTTCGCCCAACCTCACCGACGCCGAGCGCGCCGAGCTGGCCGCCGCCGTCACCGGCGAGTCGCAGCGGCTCTCGCGCCTCGTCGACAAGCTGCTCGACCTCTCCCGCCTGCAGGGCGGCGCGGCCGACCCACGCCGCGAGTGGTGCTCGGTCGAGGAGGTCCTGCGCGTCGCGATCGACGAGACGCCGCACCCCGCCGGCTTCAACGTCGGCATCGACCGCGACCTCCCGCTCGTCCGCGCCGACGCCGTTCAGCTCGAGCGCGCCTTCGCCAACCTGCTGGAGAACGCCGCTCGCTACGGCGGCGACCATCCGGTCGCGGTCCGCGCGCGCGTCGTCGGCCACCGCCTGCTGATCCGCATCGTCGATCGCGGGCCCGGCATCCACGGCCGCGAGCTGGAGCGGATCTTCGAGCCGTTTCACCGCGCGCCGGAGACGCGCAACGACGGCCACGTCGGCTCCGGCCTCGGCCTCGCCGTCGTGCGTGGCTTCATCGAGGCCAACGACGGCCGCGTCTGGGCCGAGTCACTGCCCGGGCAGGGGACCACGTTCGTCGTCGAGCTGCCGGTCGAAGAGGTCCGCGAGCCGGTCGTGGAGGGGGTGGGATGA
- a CDS encoding GntR family transcriptional regulator → MSPFDPIALDRDAEVPLGTQLAWVLRARVTTGQLPAGERLPGARELAAHVGVNVNTVRAVFARLEEEGLLQVVHGKGTFVADGPPPETAVAELAAAVTSEARRRGIDPRAIAAALYVEPADDGAAGDAASRRALREQIAALEAQLAALPALPPTGDAAAVPPPRPSGAGRLLTTVELEQQRTVLAEQVAEARAQARAGGAGGATDVAASTAKGSRGAAAARGGRAAQDSPARDSATPLGGGRRGRVTLRWVPGA, encoded by the coding sequence GTGAGCCCGTTCGACCCGATCGCGCTCGACCGCGACGCCGAGGTCCCGCTCGGGACCCAGCTGGCGTGGGTCCTGCGCGCACGCGTGACGACAGGACAGCTGCCCGCCGGCGAGCGCCTGCCCGGCGCCAGAGAGCTGGCCGCCCACGTCGGCGTCAACGTCAACACCGTGCGCGCCGTCTTCGCCCGCCTGGAAGAGGAGGGCCTGCTGCAGGTCGTCCACGGCAAGGGGACCTTCGTCGCCGACGGGCCGCCGCCGGAGACCGCGGTCGCCGAACTGGCCGCGGCGGTGACGAGCGAGGCGCGCCGACGCGGCATCGACCCGCGCGCGATCGCCGCCGCGCTCTACGTCGAGCCGGCCGACGACGGCGCGGCGGGCGACGCCGCGAGCCGCCGCGCGCTGCGCGAGCAGATCGCCGCGCTCGAGGCGCAGCTCGCGGCGCTCCCCGCGCTGCCGCCCACGGGCGACGCGGCCGCGGTTCCGCCGCCGCGACCCAGCGGCGCCGGCCGGCTGTTGACGACGGTCGAGCTGGAGCAGCAGCGCACCGTGCTCGCGGAGCAGGTCGCCGAGGCGCGCGCACAGGCGCGGGCGGGCGGCGCGGGCGGCGCGACCGACGTGGCGGCGAGCACGGCAAAGGGCTCTCGCGGCGCGGCCGCCGCGCGGGGCGGCCGCGCCGCGCAGGACTCCCCCGCACGCGACTCCGCCACCCCTCTCGGCGGCGGCCGGCGCGGGCGCGTCACGCTGCGCTGGGTGCCGGGCGCCTGA
- a CDS encoding APC family permease produces MESSTAGAPATGSKGLKQNAIGFVDALVIGIASTAPAYSLAAVIGLIVLDAGVQAPAVLIASFVPMFFIAAAFYYMNRADPDCGTTFSWVTRTLGPYVGWMGGWAITMTGVLVVGSLADIAARYTFLLIGWDAAAESKWGVIAFAVFLIALMTWVCVVGTEASALLQRVLIFGQVIGLLLFAVVALVKVYTGDAPATSVDPSLSWLSPFAIDSFSILTVGMLTGVFIYWGWESAVNLTEETEDSTSAPGLAGVISTLVLLVTYIVTTVAVVAYAGPGLLEQFADDEGIFSTLASSVLGSPLDKLVVLAILTSALASTQTTILPASRTTLSMARADAMPAVLGKIHPRFYTPHVSTILIGVVATVWYVGVSAFSENFLFDTLTALALMIAFYYALTGIACVIHYRHELRKSVRNLLFIGVAPLIGAVVLGFLWVKATIDYADPETSYSGSAVFGIGLPTVIGIGFLLLGFVLMLVWRFGGHADFFGRRGFEAVDPAVAAGHVTLEEDTAGAGRS; encoded by the coding sequence ATGGAGAGCAGCACGGCCGGGGCGCCCGCCACCGGCTCCAAGGGGTTGAAGCAGAACGCGATCGGCTTCGTCGACGCGCTCGTGATCGGGATCGCCTCGACGGCGCCGGCCTACTCGCTCGCCGCCGTGATCGGCCTGATCGTGCTCGACGCCGGCGTCCAGGCGCCGGCCGTTCTGATCGCGTCGTTCGTCCCGATGTTCTTCATCGCGGCGGCGTTCTACTACATGAACCGCGCCGACCCCGACTGCGGCACGACGTTCTCGTGGGTCACGCGCACGCTCGGCCCGTACGTCGGCTGGATGGGCGGCTGGGCGATCACGATGACGGGCGTGCTCGTCGTCGGCTCGCTGGCGGACATCGCGGCGCGCTACACGTTCCTGCTGATCGGCTGGGACGCGGCGGCCGAGTCGAAATGGGGCGTGATCGCGTTCGCCGTCTTCCTGATCGCGCTGATGACGTGGGTCTGCGTCGTCGGCACCGAGGCGTCGGCGCTGCTCCAGCGCGTGCTCATCTTCGGGCAGGTGATCGGCCTGCTGCTGTTCGCCGTCGTCGCGCTCGTGAAGGTCTACACCGGCGACGCGCCCGCCACCTCGGTCGACCCGTCGCTGTCGTGGCTGTCGCCGTTCGCGATCGACTCGTTCTCCATCCTGACCGTGGGGATGCTGACCGGCGTCTTCATCTACTGGGGCTGGGAGTCGGCGGTCAACCTGACCGAGGAGACGGAGGACTCGACGAGCGCCCCCGGCCTCGCCGGCGTGATCAGCACGCTCGTCCTGCTCGTCACCTACATCGTCACGACGGTCGCGGTCGTCGCCTACGCCGGCCCCGGGCTGCTGGAGCAGTTCGCCGACGACGAGGGGATCTTCTCGACGCTCGCGAGCAGCGTGCTCGGCTCGCCGCTCGACAAGCTCGTCGTGCTCGCGATCCTCACCTCGGCGCTCGCCTCGACGCAGACGACGATCCTGCCGGCGTCGCGCACGACGCTCTCGATGGCGCGCGCGGACGCGATGCCGGCCGTGCTCGGGAAGATCCACCCGCGCTTCTACACGCCGCACGTCTCGACGATCCTGATCGGCGTCGTGGCGACGGTCTGGTACGTCGGCGTGAGCGCCTTCTCGGAGAACTTCCTCTTCGACACGCTCACCGCACTGGCGCTGATGATCGCCTTCTACTACGCGCTGACGGGGATCGCGTGCGTGATCCACTACCGCCACGAGCTGCGCAAGTCGGTCCGCAACCTGCTGTTCATCGGCGTCGCGCCGCTGATCGGCGCGGTCGTCCTCGGCTTCCTGTGGGTGAAGGCGACGATCGACTACGCCGACCCGGAGACGTCGTACTCCGGCTCCGCCGTCTTCGGGATCGGGCTCCCGACGGTGATCGGGATCGGCTTCCTGCTGCTCGGCTTCGTGCTGATGCTCGTGTGGCGCTTCGGCGGCCACGCCGACTTCTTCGGCCGCAGAGGGTTCGAGGCGGTCGACCCGGCGGTCGCGGCCGGCCACGTCACGTTGGAGGAGGACACCGCGGGAGCGGGGAGGAGCTGA
- a CDS encoding DUF6174 domain-containing protein, with translation MSPHRRPRAASTSLAAALAVAALFAAAAALALATTPASAPAATPPGPDGKPDARILDGTAQRNLDAARERWHALGATSYRMRVRVQCFCPREITRPRTLAVRRGKPVAPVPEHLRPYATVSRLFARVQEAIDARVAALTAEYTATGVPRTIFVDRSFMIADEERGVGVDRFSR, from the coding sequence ATGAGCCCCCATCGTCGTCCCCGCGCCGCCTCCACGTCTCTCGCCGCCGCCCTCGCGGTCGCTGCCCTCTTCGCGGCAGCTGCGGCACTCGCGCTCGCCACCACGCCGGCGTCCGCGCCCGCGGCAACGCCTCCCGGCCCCGACGGCAAGCCCGACGCCCGGATCCTCGACGGCACCGCGCAGCGCAACCTCGACGCCGCCCGCGAGCGCTGGCACGCGCTCGGCGCGACGTCGTACCGGATGCGCGTGCGCGTCCAGTGCTTCTGCCCACGGGAGATCACCAGACCGCGCACCCTCGCAGTCCGCCGCGGCAAGCCGGTCGCCCCCGTGCCGGAGCACCTGCGTCCCTATGCCACCGTCTCGCGCCTCTTCGCCCGCGTCCAGGAGGCGATCGACGCGAGAGTCGCCGCCCTCACCGCCGAGTACACCGCCACCGGCGTCCCCCGCACGATCTTCGTCGACCGCAGCTTCATGATCGCCGACGAGGAGCGCGGCGTCGGGGTGGATCGGTTCAGCCGATGA
- the metW gene encoding methionine biosynthesis protein MetW has protein sequence MRPDLDVVAALVGRGLRVLDLGCGDGALLEELIARRGCSGLGVERDDEGFHACVARGVPVSHGDLEDELARTETGSFDCAVLSLTLQATSRPLEVLREMRRVAPRRVVSLPNFGHWRLRAALARSGRMPVSPSLPYSWHDTPNIHLCTLRDFESSVGEIGMRIARRVLLDASGSPASRLTRLDPNALAVRAVYVLEG, from the coding sequence ATGCGCCCGGACCTCGACGTCGTCGCGGCGCTCGTCGGTCGCGGCCTGCGCGTGCTCGACCTCGGCTGCGGCGACGGCGCGCTGCTGGAGGAGCTGATCGCGCGGCGCGGCTGCAGCGGCCTCGGCGTCGAGCGTGACGACGAGGGCTTCCACGCCTGCGTCGCACGCGGCGTACCCGTCTCGCACGGCGACCTCGAGGACGAGCTGGCGCGGACCGAGACCGGGTCATTCGACTGCGCCGTGCTGTCGCTCACGCTGCAGGCGACGAGCCGGCCGTTGGAGGTGCTGAGGGAGATGCGCCGGGTCGCCCCGCGCCGCGTCGTCTCGCTGCCGAACTTCGGTCACTGGCGCCTGCGCGCCGCGCTCGCCCGCAGCGGCCGGATGCCGGTCAGCCCGTCACTGCCCTACTCGTGGCACGACACGCCGAACATCCACCTCTGCACCCTGCGCGACTTCGAGTCGTCCGTCGGCGAGATCGGCATGCGGATCGCGCGCCGCGTCCTGCTCGACGCCTCCGGCTCGCCCGCCTCGCGCCTGACGCGCCTCGACCCCAACGCGCTGGCGGTGCGGGCGGTCTACGTGCTCGAGGGGTGA